The Kogia breviceps isolate mKogBre1 chromosome 19, mKogBre1 haplotype 1, whole genome shotgun sequence genome contains the following window.
CAGCAAAATGACTGTAAACCAAGTGCAAATGCTTGTTGTGACCTGGGGAGTGTGTTCAGGTGTTAGGTATGGGAGGGAGCTGTATCAGGTACTTGGGAAGGGTCTTTCCCCTGGAGCCAGGCAGAGCCCGCTGCCCCTCTGTAACGCCCGGAGAGGCCCTGCTCGGTGGCAGGCTCTTGGCAGACCCCAGAGAGCCCTGCGTCGAACTCGCCTTCCCGCTCACGTCCAGCCTGGCCCGGGCCTTGCTGCTGAGCTCACAGTTCCCCTTTGGACAGAAGCCAGGCTGGAGGGGCCTGGGGTTCGTCATCACGCCCCCTCGGGATGAGAGATCTGCTCTGAACTTGAGTGTCGGTTGTTGCTGAGCGTGCTTGTTGCTGAGAAGCTGCTTCACTGGGGGTGGGAGGCCTGAGTGCAGACGTGCTTACAGGGCTGCGCAGTAAGCGGGCAGGAGGTGGCGGGTCTGCAGTGCTGGCATGCGATGTGGGTGGTAAGTCAGAGCAGCCCTTTCCCCACAGGCCTCCCGGCCATTGGATGGGGCCTGGAGAGGACGAATAGCCATCTCTTCAGGCGTAACTTACATTCTTTTCCGGAGCTGTTGATGCACTGTTCCCTTCTCAGGTGGCTGGGAAGGCTCTGCATCGTACAAGTTGACCTTTATGGCAGGGGGCGCCATCGAATTTGGACAGCGGATGCTGCAGGTGGCATCTCAAGGTATCAAGGCTCTAAAAATCAGGAGCCAAGGATGCATTGAATGTGTGTGCTATTTGCTCATTTGggtttgtttactttttgttttgttttttaagcagtCAGGAGATGAGTTCCTGGGCCCCAggctgcccagggctgggagTTGGGAAGAAAGCCTGTAATAAACATCACCCTCCTGTACCTCAAAGGCTGGGTTTCCCCTGCCTGGAGCAGGTATAGGACATTTAACAAAGCTGTTTGGACTCGAGGACATTTTACCGTGGCCTCATAGAAACGAACAGAAACCCAACCATTGAGCTACCATCAGGCAACCATTTTAAGTCCCCAAGGGCTGTGTTCAGCAGACCTCCTCACCTCGCCCCCAGCCTCACCCAGCTCCATTCTCTACCCCGCCGCgagcctcctccttccctccatccatccctccGCCACCCCAGCTCTGACCTCTCTCCCCATCCAGACCCCTCGCCTCATCCCTGACCGAGGCGGACtccagtggggaggggtgaggcgtGTCTGCTGCGCGCATCCCTGGGACCCGTCCGCTCCCCTCGGCAGGCGGTCGGGCCGCCCTCTCCCCAGTACCCGAGGCCCGCGACactcatttctctctccccttgtgCTGTAGCCTCCCGAGGTGAAGTCCCCAACGGAGCCTATGGTTACTCTTACATGCCCAGCGGGGCCTATGTCTTCCCCCCACCAGTCGCCAATGGAATGTACCCCTGCCCTCCTGGCTACCCCTGTCCACTGCCCCCAGCTGGTGAGTGTGTCCTTTGCTGCCCACGCctcaccccccccacctccccgccaCTGACCACCCTTACCCAGGCCAGGGGGTTGTAGAGGGGAGACTTGTTTCTTTGGCCTGCTTCAGGACTGACAGCAGCTGGAGGGATCTGGAAGGGTGCCAGCTACAGGAGCCGGGGCTGGGCTGTTCACTGGGTCCCCGTCACCCTCTTGCCGAGCAGAGTTCTATCCGGGACCTCCCATGATGGACGGGGCCATGGGGTACATGCAGCCCCCGCCGCCGCCCTACCCTGGGCCCATGGAGCCTCCAGTCAGCGGCCCTGACGTCCCCTCCACTCCTGCAGGTGAGGGCCCTGGCCGCTCCCCATGGTTGCACGGAAGCCCCAAATAATGAATGACCACCGGCCTAGGGATGATCCCAGGGGACCAGCAGCGCGGTGGCCTGGTGGCGAAGGGGTGGATTCCAGCCCCCACTCTGTCCTTTAGCTGGCCATGTGCCCTGGGCCCAGGAAGGTCCCCCTCTGCACCGCCGTCCTCTCATCCACAAAACGTGCCAACGGCACCACCTGCGGGGTTTGTGGTGAACATCAGGTGGGGCAGGAGGTGTAGAGGGACCAGATGGGAAGTGTGGCATGCAGTAAGTGTTCAGGAAGGGTTCGCCACTGTTTTATTGATGGAACTGGGTCCTCGGCACCAGCTGCCTGCAGCACCAGGGGCCCGGGGCCGTGGGGGCAGccggaggaggtggggagggcttGGCCCCGGGGCTCTTCCCCAGTTTGTGTGTTCTCACAGCTGAAGCCAAGGCCGCGGAAGCAGCCGCCAGCGCCTATTACAACCCAGGCAACCCACACAATGTCTACATGCCCACGGTGAGCGGGGCTGGTGAGCGGGGGGCCGTGGCACTGGCGGGACCCCCGCAGCCCAGTTTGCTGGGATTTAGGGGCAGGAGAGACCTCAGCTTATTCCGACCCTCCTAACGtgatctttcctttcttccccagaGCCAGCCTCCGCCACCTCCTTACTACCCCCCAGAAGATAAGAAGACCCAGTAGACCGCtcacaccccctcctcccccctctctttgctctttccttccctccccttgggGCTGAGTCTGGGGTGGGGGCCGGGCCTCGTCCCTTTCTCCAGGTCTGATTATAAAGCAGTCACCAGAAACTAGCCTGGGGCCGGGAGGGCCCTTGACTTGGATGATTATAAAGCAGTCGCCAGGAACTAACCTTGAGGGGTGCGGGGAGCGGTGCCTCCCAGCTTCCCACGGGAGCCCAGAGCCCACAGCGCTTACCTCACACCATCCCCGGGGGGCGTCCCCCTCTTCCTGTCCTGCTCTCGTAGCTTCTACCCACGGAGGGACTCTCTGGCCACCTTCTCCGCCGCAGTCCAGCTCTCTCGTTTTGTAGCCACTTTATCCTCACGAGCTTTGCCCTCCCCAGGGACCCCTGCCAGGCCCTACTCACATTCCATCCACTCTGGTCTGTGCCTGGCTGTGGAAGGCCACCTGTCTGCCCGACTGGCAGCCTACATTCCGTTCCCAGCCAGCCTCAGCCCCCGTCATGCTTGCCTTGCCTTCCCTGTCCTGGGTCAGCCTGTTGCCACTGCTTCTGACTTCTGGAGCTTTCCCACGAGtgaccgggggtggggtggggggtggcatcAGGGCCAGGCTGCTGCAGCTGGGGAGGGAGCCCCTCTGCTTCCCTGCTAGTTTTTCTGGAATTTGTTTCCCTTTGCCTTGTCTCTGTTCCCTCTAGAAGGGGCTTCTTGGACTGGAACTGGAGAATGCATGTCCACTTGGGGGCTGCCGGGAGGGCTGGGAACAGACCCCTGGGGCCCGGCCTGGGCGCTGACCGTGACCTCTTGCCAGCCCCTTAGCCTGCCCTCTTCCCTTAAGCTTCTTGCCTGGTCGGTGGTGTGCCCCCTGGATGCACTAAAATTTGCTCCCATTTGCTCCTGGACCGGCTGTGAAGAGAGGAGATGGTTATTTAAAGAGAATTCCCTATTTATTTgacaaaaaaaattcagttaataTATTAATGTGAAATAAACCCTGTTTGCACCTTGATTGGTCTGCTGAAAATGTGAACTAGTAAAAATGAGTGACTGGACCCTGTCTGGCTCTGCGTGTGGTGACGAGGCAAGCTCTTGGGAGGAGAGCCGTCTGGCTGTTCCGGGCTGGGGGAGGCAGTGTTCCCTCCCGTGTGAGAGTCCCTTGTTCTCTTGGCCTATTTGGGGCCAGGATGCTAAGGCCTCTCATGTCCATTCCATGGCAGTTGCTCAGCAACTGTGCCCGCCCACCGAGTCCCATGGGGCCTGGCACAGCCCAGCAGCTGCCCCGGGTGGGAGGCGTTGGCAGGAGGGGCCGGGCTGGACGGGAGTTCTCGCGTCCCTGGCTGCTGTGCTCACCGCCTTGCCCCGTGGGAGTGAGAGGGCACGTCAATGAAGGCCAGCCATTCAAGACTGGCCCCCTGCAGTGTGGTCTCTGGTGCCATCCTTGTGaaccctggggctggggctggggctggggctggggcgggTGGGGACGGCCACCGTCCACGCCCAGGCCTGCACCCCCTGGACCCTGGCCTGGAGGGCGGCCCTGGGACCCTGTGGTGGAGCTCAGCCCAGCACCGAAGCATCCATTTTCCTGTCCCTTCTGGGCCAAGTAGCCCTGTCAGGAGATGCTAAGCAGTAGCCTCCCCAGCCTGTTCCTTTCTGCAGCCCCACCCAGCGGCCCCTGCGGTCGGCTGCGCCCCCTACAAGGGCGTTTGAAGGGAGCACCCGCCCGACCATCCTTACGGGGGCCGGGGCCGTCCCTGCCCCGCGCAGCCTGGCCCCGTCACCTCGGTGGAATGTCACCTGGGGAGCAGAGCAGGTTGAGCGGTCGGCTGACGGCTGGGGAGACGCCTCTCCAGAGCCTCCACCCTGTGCCCTGCCCACCCCTACCCCGGGTCTGCAGCCGGTTCGGTTCAGGGAGACCTGAGGGCAAGAACCTCACCGGCCAGGTGAGCGTCCCCCAGTCACCTGGATGCGGCAGGCCCGCTGCCCTGCTGCCCTCGGCGCTGGACCCTCCCCAGGGCCCCTatgggaagggggggtggggcgGACCCGCCCACCTGGTCTACCTCTGCCTCCAGCCCAGCCGAGTTCCTCCCAGGATCCCAGCCagcgggagggaggaaggaaggtgcagggGCCCGGGAGCCGGGGCCCCCCAATCCCAAGGTGGTGAAACCCCGACCTGACCGTCCCGCGACCcgcccttccttccccttcccctggcaCCGGGTGGCAGCCCTGGGCTCTTTGCATAACCCTGTGGCTTCCCTATCTTCACCCAAGGCAGCGGCACGGcggaggggaagggcagggctggCCACCATGGCGACGCTCTTCTCCCAGACCCAGCGGCGCCCTCCCCTTTTGCGCCAGGCCATCAAGATAAGGCGCCGCAGGGTCAGAGATCTGCAGGATGCCCTGCCCCACAGGGCTCAGGAGGTAGGAGGGACCTCAGTGGGGAGAAGAGCAGGCCTGGGTGGGGCTCTGCCCCCTCTGGGTGTGGGATCCCACCTCTTGTGGGCTGGGCTGAGGATGtgtgcccctcccctgcccaccctATAGCCCCCGGCAGAGGCAGAGCCTTCGGGGTCTGCAGAAGAGGGTCTGCCATGTGTTCTCTGGGCCGCCCTGGGCCTCGGGTCTGGGGTGTGAGCCATCCGGAGGCCCCTCCCTCTCGTGCGCCATCCCCAGCCATCCTCCGCTCCTCCAGTCCCAAAGACAACCGCTCCACTAGGCAGCGAGTGTCCCGCTGTGGGCTGGGCCTTGGGGGGCTGGCTGAGTAGCCCCCAGGCCTGCTTGGCGTGACCCCCCAGGCTCCCACCTCTGCTGCCGGGCCTCACTTCCGCCACCGGGGTGCGGAGCGGAGCCGCCCGATAAGCAGTGCTGTTTCCTCTGGGGaaggaaggggttgggggaggttgAGGCCACGGGCGCCTGCTGGCGCAGCTGAGCTGGCGCAGCCGAGCGCCAATGGACCCGAGCCACGGCgggccaggggctgaggaaggCGGCCCGGGTGCTAGACCGCCGGGAGCCCTGCTGTGGGAACAGGTGTGCGGCACTGGTGGGGCTGGAGGCCAGGTGCTGGGGCCCCCTCAGCCCTCGGGCTGGGCCTGCTCTGTGAGGAGCCATTCCTgcgtccgagccctggtccgggcctCTGGGACACCTTGTCTTTCCGCCTCGCTCCGCAGATGGAGCCTCCATCCCACCACTTGTCCCCCGAGGAGGTAAGCATCGGAGTGTTTCCGGGACGCAGAGCGGTGCTGGGAAGCAGCCCTGCATCCTCCCAAACACCCCCCTTGGCGGCTGGCCACGGCCGGGTCtcaagcccctcccctcccccgcgcgTGTGGACGCCTGGTCCCCGCCTTGGGCCTGTGCCGTGAGTGCCAGGGGTGGCTGGTGGGGCTCAGACCTTGTGGTGGGTGGACGGGGGCTCCCAAGGTGACCCTGCTGTGTCTCAGCGGGCCCTGCTCTACGAGGAAGCTCTCTACACGGTCCTGTACCGCCTGGGTCAGCCCGAGCCCACCCATGTGGGGGAGTCCTCTGAGCTGCTGCGATACCTGCAGGAGGTGagccagcccccaccccacctgcctcCCTGCAGCCTGGCCGTGTCCCCCGCCACCCCTTCCCCGTGCCCCAAGCTTCCCACACTCCTACCCCCCAGGCCTTCCACATGGAGCCCAAGGTGCACCAGCAGGTGCTGCAGCAGGTCCAGGAGCTCGAGGTAAGCCGGCCGGGGCTGCCCCGGGCGAGCACGGGGGCTGCGGAGCCCAGCTCCCTCTGGGACTCAGGCCCCACCTCCTGTCGCTCCAGAAACCAATATTCTGTCTGAAGGCCACAGTGAAACAAGCCAAGGGCATTCTGGGCAAGGATGTCAGTGGTGAGTAGGTGATGGGGGGCCGCGGAGGGCCTTcctcctggctccttcctctccccatcaCAGCGGGTCCCAGAGCTTGTGATGGAAGTTCCCATCTCCCAAACATCCCCTGGGGCTCACTCTGGTGCTGCTGGCCCCTTGTCCTTGGAGCCTGGGATGGAGAGGGGTAGGGGGTGATAAGGACTCTCCCTGGGAGCCTAGCCAAcagccctccccttcctccccagggTTCAGTGACCCCTACTGCTTGCTGGGCATCGAGCAGGGGGTGGGTGTGCCGGGGGGCAGCCCTGGGCTCCAGAGGCGGCAGAAGGCCGTGGTGAGGCCCGCCATCCCGGAGGAGCAGATCCACCGCACCCAGGTCATCACCCAGACACTCAACCCCGTCTGGGAGGAGACCTTCATCCTGTACGTGGCCCTGCCCCAGCTCCTACCGGCTCTGGGCCTCCTCCTCCATGAGATCAGCAGCACTTCCTGGCTCAGGGGAGGGAGCTTGCTTTGACTGGAGGAGGAGCCTCTGCTCCCAAGGCGGGGGACACTGACAGGAGGCCAAACAGGACACAGCGATGGCTTAAATGCCACgtgctggtggggtgggggggagggtcaGGCACACCTGGGTTGATCTGGGGGGTGGCCCGAAGCCTTACCTTAAAGGAGAGAGAGATGCAGGTGGGAGGGGAGAATTTGCAGGGAGGGACTAAGACCTGACAGTGGGTGACACTGGATGGCAGTTTTGGGGGGCAGGCTCGGGGCTGAGGTAGCCTGTGGCCTGGTCAGGGGTCTATCCCTCCAAGACCCTCAGCCATGCTCTTTTCTCACTACAGGGAGTTTGAGGACATAAGCAATGCCAGCTTTCATCTGGACATGTGGTGAGGGGCATGTCCCCCCGCCCTGTTGGGAAGAGAAGGGGGCCTGGGGGCGAGGGTGGCAGAAAGGGGCTGGGGGCTCCCAGGACACCCTCTCCGCCTCCTGCTCAAACCTCTACCCCACCAGGGACATGGACACCATAGAGTCCGTCAGACAGAAGCTCGGGGAGCTCACAGATCTGCACGGGCTGCGAAGGTGAGGGCCGTGGGTGTCCCGGGGAAGGAGTCGGGGCCCCTCTGCCTTGCCTCCACGTGCACGCTGGTGGTTGGGCTGCAGGCTCTCACCTGGGCCCAGGCGGCTGCAGGTAGGGAGCAGATCCCAGCCTGGCCCGGCCAGGCTCCTGGCCCCTCTCCCTCACGGGGCCCTGCCTGGAACAGGATCTTTAAGGAGGCCCGGAAGGACAAAGGCCAAGATGACTTTCTGGGGAACGTGGTTCTGAGACTACAggtgagtggggtgggggagggttccCGGGAGAGAGGCAGACGGGGCGGGTGACGAGGGGTCAAGGGAGGGGTTCCAGGCCTGCACCGAGCGGAGCCTGGGGTCTGCCTCCCGTCGCCTCCCCGGCCCCCGACTGGCTGAGGCTCCTGTGCTCACGGGTGCGGGCGTCCCCTGCCTGCCCGGCCTGCCAGGACCTGCGCTGCCGGGAGGATCAGTGGTACCCTCTGGAGCCTTGCACGGACACCCACCCAGACCGCGGTCAGTGTCACCTCCAGTTCCAGTTCATTCACAAGCGGGTAGGTGGCCCGGCTGGGTGGGGAGCGGGGGGCTGCAGTGGGCGTGGGGTCCTCTGCTCACGGCCGCGCCGGTCCCCCCGCAGAGAGCCACCGCGGCCAGCCGCTCACAGCCCAGCTACACGGTGCACCTCCACCTGCTGCAGCAGCTCGTGTCCCACGAGGTCACCCAGCACCAGGTACTGCCCTcctggggctgggcagggccaGGGTCTGCCCGTCAGGTCCTGACACCCGCCACCTGTCCCCTCAGGCGGGCAGCACCTCCTGGGACGGGTTGCTGAGCCCCCAGGCTGCCACCATCCTCTTCCTCCACTCCACGCAGAAGGACCTGTCCGACTTCCACCAGTCCATGGCGTGAGTGCTCAGCCAAGCCCGAGTGCCCGAGGGCCGTCCGCGCCgcaccaccctctccctccctgcctgccctcctgCAGGCTGACAGCCCAAAGTCTAGCCCTCAGGAGATTTCTGTTTGGGGCCCAAGCTGTGTATTTTAAGTTTTGAGTCAGttgccaacttttaaaaatctggagATTTGCTGTGCAGATTCACATCACCAGCTTCTCGTGAAAGCTTCACGCTGGAATTGCAGGGCTGTCGCGTTGCTGGGCTGCAGGTGGTCAGAGCAGAGCAGCGTGCCCTCCCCCATCCGTCACAGTCGCCATCTGGACGCTTTCGTCCCCTGACATCACCTGAGTCCTTCTGGGCGGTTGAGTTTGCCACCCCGGGCCCAGACCCCCAGGGCCATTGAACAAATCTGTGCGCTGATGCTCCAGAATCCGTGTTGAGGGCCTGTCACCTCCCCGGAGCCTCGTTGGATTATGGGAATGCCAGGAAGGGCGCACTGGAGTCTGTAGACTTTTCCATGCACGAGAGGAGTAGGGGCACAGCCCGGGTGCTGCCAGGAGGAGGAGAGTGGGAGCTGACACTTGGCATTCAGTCGGGGGTCAGAAGGAGGCCAGCGGAGAAGGGCAGCTTCTAGGACCATGGGCAGGTGGGAATTCCTGGATGGCTGTGGGGAATGCAGGTGAGGCTGGAGACTGGAGCAGGTATGGAGGGTGAGGGCCTCGTTAGCCCGCAGGGACTCAGCAGGGAGTGCGGTTGGCCGCTGTGTCCCTGCGTGGCGGAGGCCTGTTCCTGGGCTGcccttccctcccagcctcctccgCCCTCCCTCTTGTCTCAGTTCGGTCACCTCTGAAGTCTCCCCTCGACTCTCTGAAGGGATGCTCTAGCTGATGTTTTAACATGTATTCGAAGGCTCGAGTCTCCAGATCCGATTTCTCAAAAGGAGCAAGAAgtcctgaattttaaaatcacaactATTCTAATTTAAGAGATGGACAATTCATTTACATGTTTGAAAAGCACTTATGGGGACAAAAACAACCCTGTGGGTTACCTTCAGCCACTGGTTTTCAGCCTCCGCGGGGCGATGGGGATCCCCAGGAGgctttggggtggggtggagtggggataacgccccgccccctgcccctcccccaccccacccccgccaggccaggccaggccaggtgagctgtgggaaggaaggtgccCCACTTGGCCAGGCTGAGGGCTTCCTGTCTGCCGCAGGCAGTGGCTGGCCTACAGCCGTCTCTACCAGAGCCTGGAGTTCCCCAGCAGCTGCCTCCTGTACCCCATCACCAGCATTGAGTACCAGTGGATCCAGGGCCGGCTCAAGGCGGAGCAGGTGGGCTGGGGCGGCGCGAGGGGTGTTGGGCAGGCAGGGCTCAGGGAGCGGCTCCCCGGGCCCCATAAAGCAGCCCCCGCCTCACAGCACCGTCCTGGCCCTGCAGCTGGAGGAGCTGGCCACCTCATTCAGCTCCCTGCTCGCCTATGGCCTCTCTCTCATCCGGAGGTTCCGGTCTGTCTTCCCCCTCTCCGTCTCCGACTCCCCAGCCCGGCTGCAGTCTCTCCTGAGGTCAGTGGTTACCCCCCCGCTTCAGTGGGGTCGGGGATGGGGAACAGCTGGGGCACCTCTGGGGTGGGGAAGCCTGCCGGAGGAATGAGTGGGGGCTACGGGGCAACGGGCGTCTTGCACACggctccctctccccacagggTCCTGGTACAGATGTGCAAGATGAAGGCCTTTGGAGAACTGTGCCCCGAAAGCGGCCCCCTGCCCCGCCTGGTGACCGAGGCACTGCGGGTATGGTGCCCACCCTGTAGGCGCGGTGCCTGGGCCCAGCAGCCCTCCCTGCTCACTGTCTCTCTGCCCACAGACTGGCACCACTGAATGGTTCCACCTGAAGCAGCAGCACCATCAGCCCATGGTGCAGGTGAGGGGGCTCGGGTGAGGAGGCGGGTGGTGGGACGGGAGGCTTGCCCCTCAGAGCCCTGCCGGGCTCACCTCTGTCCCTGCCAGGGCGTGCTGGAGGCGGGCAAGGCCTTACTGAGCCTGGTACAAGACATCATTGGCGACCTGCACCAGTGCCAGCGCACGTGGAACAAGATCTTCCATAAGTGAGCAGGCGGCCGGGTCGGGAGGCAGGGCAGCAGGGGTTCAGAGTGGGGACCACGGGGACCCCGCTGTGTGCCTCCAGGTCACACCTGCTGCCTTTCCTCCAGCGTCCTCAAGATCGACCTCTTCTCCATGGCTTTCCTGGAGCTGCAATGGCTGGTGAGcgccacacacaccccccacccctgccacatcCCAAGGCCACGCCCTCTGCCCTGGCTCTGGAGCTCCGCCCACCACGCCTTCCCTTCGCAGGTGGCCAAGAGGGTGCAGGACCACACTGCGGTGGTGAGCGGTGCCGTGACCCCGGAGATGGGCGAAAGTCTGTTCCAGCTCTACGTCAGCCTCAAGGAGCTCTACCAGCTGGGCCCGGTCCCCTCGGAGAGGTGGGCACAGCAGACTGGCTGCAGCGAGAGGAGGGCCCGAAGCCCGCAATGGCCCCGGCTTTCCCCAGGCTGACCCTGGCTCTCTCCAGGGATGGCGTCCTAGCCCTGGAAGGCTTCCACCACTGGTTCCAGCCGGCCATCCCCTCCTGGCTGCAGAAGACGTACAGCGTGGCCCTGGCGCGGGTGCAGCGCGCTGTGCAGATGGACGAGGTGAGgttggggcctgggctgggggcagagtCCCACGTTTCGGGGTGTGGCACGTGCCGAAGCGGTTAACCAGCTTTGAGCGGTGCTCTCGAGGCCAGCTGAGTGCAAAATGCTGCCTCCTGTTAtagtgctgggggcggggggggggggggggcttcgtTTACGTGCCGATCCCTGCAGCCTGGGGGATCTGGGCGGAGCCCTGCTTGTCCACCTTGCAGCGCCCCCCGCCCAGCTCTGtgcttgctggctgtgtgagctCTGGATGCTTGCcagtggaagtggggagggacagCATGGCTTTGGCCAGCCTTGAGCCCTCCTTTCTACACACTCCCCCATCTCCTAGCTGGTGCCCCTGGGTGAACTGACCAAGCACAGCACGTCGGCTGTGGATCTGTCCACCTGCTTTGCCCAGATCAGCCACACTGCCCAGCAGCTGGACTGGCCTGACCCAGAGGAGGCCTTCATGATCACCGTCAAGTTTGTGGAGGTGCAGCCTCATTCCCACCCGACTTCTCCCAAGGTCTCATCCTAGCAGCCTCCAAAAGCCTATGTCCTAAATCCCTCAAGTCACTGAAATGCCTGTGCCTGTGCCTCCCCTGCCATCTGCCTCTCCTCggcactccccacccccatccatcaccccctcctcaccccaggACACCTGTCGGCTGGCCCTGGTGTACTGCAGCCTCATAAAGGCCCGGGCCCGTGAGCTCTCTGCCTGCCAGAAGGACCAGGGCCAGGCAGCCAACATGGTAAGGGccagagctgggagctgaggctgggccGGGGTAGGGGCGGAGCCTGCCAGCCCCGGCGCTCTTCAGGAAGCCCGACCTCCCTGTGCGCGCGTGCCTGCCTGCAGCTCTGCGTGGTGGTGAATGACATGGAGCAGCTGCGGCTGGTGATCGGCAAGCTGCCCACCCAGCTGGCATGGGAGGCGCTGGAGCAGCGGGTAGGGGCTGTGCTGGAGCAGGGGCAGCTGCAGAACACGCTGCACGCCCAGCTGCAGGGTGCCCTGGCTGGGCTGGGCCATGAGATCCGCGCTGGCGTCCGCACCTTGGCTGAGCAGGTAATTTGTTTGACCCACggtgaccccaccccacccatcctcAGCCTGAAGTACCCTCCAGCAGGACCTGGGCCAATGTCCAGCCGTCTTGCCTTCCTGAACCTAAACTCAGGCCCCGAGCAACCTCTCCTGACCCCCGACTCacaccctggcctccctcctgccgTTTTGTGTCTCCAGCTGGAGGTGGGCATTGCCAAGCACATCCAGAAACTCGTGGGCATCAAGGAATCCGTCCTGCCTGAGGATGTGAGTGGCCCTCCCTGCTTGCTGACCTTTGCCAGCAACGTGGGTCAGGGATTGCAAAGGGGCTTCGGGTGGGCAGGGGGCTGAAGGCCATGGGGTGTCAGAGATAAGCCCCCCCAGACTCGGGCAAGGAGTGTTCCCTCCTGGCCTCGGTTTCCCCCTTAGATGCTAAGAGGGTGGGGTTGGGTCATTCCACGGGCTCTCCCAGCACTGACAGTCAATGTGGGAGCTGCAGTGGGGGAGGCTTTAGACTTTGCACCCAAACAGCCCTGGGCATGCCTCCTTCTTAGCTGCCTACTAGCGTAGCTGTCCTATTTATATAGGTCAGCTGACCTCAGGCTCCTCGTCTGTCAGCGGGGAGAATAATTACACCTGTGATTGCTTGGGAGCGTGCTACTCATTAATTCATCAACTGTTTAAGCACCCACTTTGTCCCAGGTATTGATTTAGGCACTGAGGATATATATCAATGAACAGTgtgacaaaaatccctgccttcctAGAGTTTTCGTTCTAGTAGAGGAGGTGAAAAAAGAGCTAAGTGTATAACTATAACTATAGCTATTATTAGaactatacatatatgtgtgtgtgtaaacatatatatatgtatacagacaCATATCATAATGTTAGTTCGTGATAACCactcaagggaaaaataaagcacACAAGGGAATGGAAAGGGTCAGAGGACTGTATTTTTAGATAGTGGCCAGAGAAGGCCTTACTTGGAGGGCGACAGCTGAGTCAAGGcctaaaggaaggaagagaaggagccaCGAGGATGAGGCAGGACCAGGTCTGGCAGGTTCAGGGCTATAGAAAAGGCTGTAACTGTCTCCAGTGTGGTCAGGGGCTGGCTCTGCACACATTCCACAGATGCGCAGGAAAGCTCCTAGCCCTGTTTCCTCTCCGGGTCCGGGcaaagggatgggggtgggaccCGAATGGGCCAGAACCAGATGTGCTGCCGCCCCTCCCCAGGCCATTCTGCCCCTGATGAAGTTCCTGGAGGTGAAGCTCTGCTACATGAACACCAACCTGGTGCAGGAGAACTTCAGCAGGTCTGTAGCAGCCCCTGCCCTGTGGCGCCCCATCACCTCCGCCTCTcctcccacccgcc
Protein-coding sequences here:
- the UNC13D gene encoding protein unc-13 homolog D isoform X4 — encoded protein: MATLFSQTQRRPPLLRQAIKIRRRRVRDLQDALPHRAQEMEPPSHHLSPEERALLYEEALYTVLYRLGQPEPTHVGESSELLRYLQEAFHMEPKVHQQVLQQVQELEKPIFCLKATVKQAKGILGKDVSGFSDPYCLLGIEQGVGVPGGSPGLQRRQKAVVRPAIPEEQIHRTQVITQTLNPVWEETFILEFEDISNASFHLDMWDMDTIESVRQKLGELTDLHGLRRIFKEARKDKGQDDFLGNVVLRLQDLRCREDQWYPLEPCTDTHPDRGQCHLQFQFIHKRRATAASRSQPSYTVHLHLLQQLVSHEVTQHQAGSTSWDGLLSPQAATILFLHSTQKDLSDFHQSMAQWLAYSRLYQSLEFPSSCLLYPITSIEYQWIQGRLKAEQLEELATSFSSLLAYGLSLIRRFRSVFPLSVSDSPARLQSLLRVLVQMCKMKAFGELCPESGPLPRLVTEALRTGTTEWFHLKQQHHQPMVQGVLEAGKALLSLVQDIIGDLHQCQRTWNKIFHNVLKIDLFSMAFLELQWLVAKRVQDHTAVVSGAVTPEMGESLFQLYVSLKELYQLGPVPSERDGVLALEGFHHWFQPAIPSWLQKTYSVALARVQRAVQMDELVPLGELTKHSTSAVDLSTCFAQISHTAQQLDWPDPEEAFMITVKFVEVQPHSHPTSPKDTCRLALVYCSLIKARARELSACQKDQGQAANMLCVVVNDMEQLRLVIGKLPTQLAWEALEQRVGAVLEQGQLQNTLHAQLQGALAGLGHEIRAGVRTLAEQLEVGIAKHIQKLVGIKESVLPEDAILPLMKFLEVKLCYMNTNLVQENFSSLLTLLWTHTLKVLAEVAASQRSCPLASSRLKIALQNLEICFYAEGCGLPPEALHTATFQALQRDLELQAASSRELIQKYFCSRIQQQAETTSEELGAVTVKASYCASQQKLHVELLSASSLLPLDSNGSSDPFVQLTLEPRHEFPELAPRETQKHKKELHPLFDETFEFLVPAEPCQKDGACLLLTVLDHDTLRADDLEGEAFLPLRSVPGLTGAVEPGDVPQTRLPLTYPAPNARMF
- the UNC13D gene encoding protein unc-13 homolog D isoform X7, encoding MDPSHGGPGAEEGGPGARPPGALLWEQMEPPSHHLSPEERALLYEEALYTVLYRLGQPEPTHVGESSELLRYLQEAFHMEPKVHQQVLQQVQELEKPIFCLKATVKQAKGILGKDVSGFSDPYCLLGIEQGVGVPGGSPGLQRRQKAVVRPAIPEEQIHRTQVITQTLNPVWEETFILEFEDISNASFHLDMWDMDTIESVRQKLGELTDLHGLRRIFKEARKDKGQDDFLGNVVLRLQDLRCREDQWYPLEPCTDTHPDRGQCHLQFQFIHKRRATAASRSQPSYTVHLHLLQQLVSHEVTQHQAGSTSWDGLLSPQAATILFLHSTQKDLSDFHQSMAQWLAYSRLYQSLEFPSSCLLYPITSIEYQWIQGRLKAEQLEELATSFSSLLAYGLSLIRRFRSVFPLSVSDSPARLQSLLRVLVQMCKMKAFGELCPESGPLPRLVTEALRTGTTEWFHLKQQHHQPMVQGVLEAGKALLSLVQDIIGDLHQCQRTWNKIFHNVLKIDLFSMAFLELQWLVAKRVQDHTAVVSGAVTPEMGESLFQLYVSLKELYQLGPVPSERDGVLALEGFHHWFQPAIPSWLQKTYSVALARVQRAVQMDELVPLGELTKHSTSAVDLSTCFAQISHTAQQLDWPDPEEAFMITVKFVEDTCRLALVYCSLIKARARELSACQKDQGQAANMLCVVVNDMEQLRLVIGKLPTQLAWEALEQRVGAVLEQGQLQNTLHAQLQGALAGLGHEIRAGVRTLAEQLEVGIAKHIQKLVGIKESVLPEDAILPLMKFLEVKLCYMNTNLVQENFSSLLTLLWTHTLKVLAEVAASQRSCPLASSRLKIALQNLEICFYAEGCGLPPEALHTATFQALQRDLELQAASSRELIQKYFCSRIQQQAETTSEELGAVTVKASYCASQQKLHVELLSASSLLPLDSNGSSDPFVQLTLEPRHEFPELAPRETQKHKKELHPLFDETFEFLVPAEPCQKDGACLLLTVLDHDTLRADDLEGEAFLPLRSVPGLTGAVEPGDVPQTRLPLTYPAPNGDPILQLLESRKGDREAQVFVRLRRQRAKQASQHAPRPGQQQGLGPCEACVLPTTAQPSRLA